In bacterium, the genomic stretch ACCCGCCTTTATAAGGACCAATGGCGCTATTCATTTGGATGCGATACCCACGGTTAAATTGGATTTCTCCATTATCATCAACCCACATAACTCGAAACTGCAGGATTCGTTCTGGTTCAACAATCCGTTCGAATATTTTTGCTTTTTGATATTTTGGATTCTTTTCGATAAACGGAAGTATCGACCGGGCAACCTCATATACCGCTTCATGAAACTCATATTGTCCCGGGTCTTTAGCTTTTACTTTTTCCATAAAATCAGCTAGTGATTGTCCCATACCTTTTTCTCCTTATATCCCTCAGATTAATATATAAAAAAAATAGATATTGCATTTAACCCCCATTGGGGTTCGGCGCAATATCACTGATATTTAGATTTCCTTTGTTATCTGTAACAAGCAAAAACTGTTGTTGTCAAAACGGATAGAAGTTTACCCTAATAAATCTTCTCCTTTTCACCTAAACCTCTATATTTATAAGTTTAATATTATATCATAAAAATTTTGCTCAAAAAATATCTACTATTTATTTTTAAGATGAAAATGATTGTGGATAGCGGTTAACGGCAAGGATTTGATACCGTAAATTTAATCCTGGGTTTATTCTGAACAGGCATTTTTTTAACTTTGTTAACCATTTGTTTCATTTTATATAGACGAAGTAATCCGACAATAAAAATGAAAATACTTATAGGGACGAAAATATATCCGAACATGAAAAATACCGGTGATTTAAAAAATTGAACTAACGTTATTCCAACCGCAAATAACGTTAATGCGGTTCTGATATAGGCAAGAAACGTTCGTTCGATAGCTAATACCCGTCCGGTGAATTGCTAGATGGTCAGGTAACATTAAATTTTCTCTCGCACCTTATCATACGGAGATTCATCCATAATCTTTTTTTCTATCCTATCAGATTAAAAGCCAACTCACCACCGGTAAGCTTTCTTTCTATTTACTTTAGATAATTTACCGATTGAAACAGGCATCAATCAAATCGTCTAGGTTCGCCGTCGCTACACATTGTACCGTATCCGCACCGCCGTAATAGATTTTCACTGTCCCATTCGATTCCGGAATTGCACCGCTGGTGAACACAACGTTCATGGTTAATCCGACACGTTCATACGGCATTTTCGGAGATAATATCGGCGCTTTCCCGCGAGCGATAACTTTACTCGGGTCATCTAAATCTAAGAGCATAACCCCGAGATGATAAACATACCCACTTGCCATAACATGGACACCGTGGAATATTTCTAACCAGCCTTGTTTCGTTCGAATCGGTGGCGCACCCGCTCCGATTTTTTTCCAAGCCCAGCCACCACCGGTTTTCGCAATACATTTCGACCGACCCCAATGAATTAAATCCGGCGAGTATGAAATCCAGATATCACCATGGTCGCCAGGGGTTATCGGTCGGTCAAGCCGAACATAATCTCCCTTGATTCGTTCGGGGAACAATGCCGCATTGCGATTATCAGTTTCGGAAATGCAACCATGCCATTGATATTGTTTAAAATCTTTCGTGCTCATCAATCCAATCCGGACACCATGGTTACTATGGCAAGCGAAGGTTAGATAAAATGTTCCTTCTATTTCAACAACGCGCGGGTCATAAATCATTCCGCTAGCATATTCGTTAAACTCATCATCATCCGGCATCGGAACCGGCGCGTCCCAGATGGTAAAATTATATCCGTCATCACTAGTCGCAACCCAGAAATAATCGGTGATATCGATACTTTCAACCCGTAGCATCATTAGATATTTATCATTAAACTTGCAGGCACCGGAATTATATACTCCGGAGCATTCAAATGGCATATCGTCAGCGGTAATTATCGGATTTTTCTCATATCGTT encodes the following:
- a CDS encoding glycoside hydrolase family 130 protein, whose amino-acid sequence is MLYPKKQIVKRYEKNPIITADDMPFECSGVYNSGACKFNDKYLMMLRVESIDITDYFWVATSDDGYNFTIWDAPVPMPDDDEFNEYASGMIYDPRVVEIEGTFYLTFACHSNHGVRIGLMSTKDFKQYQWHGCISETDNRNAALFPERIKGDYVRLDRPITPGDHGDIWISYSPDLIHWGRSKCIAKTGGGWAWKKIGAGAPPIRTKQGWLEIFHGVHVMASGYVYHLGVMLLDLDDPSKVIARGKAPILSPKMPYERVGLTMNVVFTSGAIPESNGTVKIYYGGADTVQCVATANLDDLIDACFNR